GCGGATGGAAAGCTCCTTCTCTTCGCCGTTGATGCCCAGCGCCTCGCGAAAGCCGCCCACGCCGAGGAGCGCCTCCCGCCTCAGCAGGTGCCCGTAGCCGATGAAGGTGGCCACCTGCGAGCGGACGGTCACCGGCGCGGGCTGCGCGTGCGGCGGCCAGGCGCGCCCCTGCTCGTCGCCCTGCGCCAGCGCCACGGCGCCCACGTGGGGATCGGCGTCGAGGACGGCGACGGCGGCGCGGATGGCCTGCGGGTCCACGATGGCCGCGTCGTCGTCCAGGTTCAGCACGTAGGGCGCGGCGGTGGCGCGGGCGATTGTGTTCCGCCCCGCGGCCAGGCTGCGGCTCGTCTCGTTGCGCAGGACGCGCAGCCCCTGCGGCGCGCCGCTCCCCAGCGCCTCTCGCAGCGCCGGCTCCACGGGCACGCGCGAGCCGTCGTCCATCACGATCACGTCGCCCTGCAGCTCGCCGAGAGCGCCCAGCGATCGGATGCACCGCACCAGCGCATCGGGCCGGTCGCGGGTGCACACGCCGACGGCCA
This window of the Longimicrobium sp. genome carries:
- a CDS encoding glycosyltransferase family 2 protein, whose protein sequence is MSADEARVPPPSRLAVGVCTRDRPDALVRCIRSLGALGELQGDVIVMDDGSRVPVEPALREALGSGAPQGLRVLRNETSRSLAAGRNTIARATAAPYVLNLDDDAAIVDPQAIRAAVAVLDADPHVGAVALAQGDEQGRAWPPHAQPAPVTVRSQVATFIGYGHLLRREALLGVGGFREALGINGEEKELSIRLLDAGWRVVYLPDAVVAHVADQTGRDKRRYLHQTVRNDVLGALYTLPFPLMLGGAMVRLRRYFHMRKGWEIDDPEGFPGVLRQLAPGAREALGARTPVKWSTVREWRRLTQEPVPYHGPDD